From one Triticum urartu cultivar G1812 chromosome 3, Tu2.1, whole genome shotgun sequence genomic stretch:
- the LOC125546365 gene encoding metallothionein-like protein 2C: protein MSCCGGNCGCGTACKCGNGCGGCNMYPEVEAAGATLLVSATATHKASSGGMEMAAENGGCGCTQCKCGTSCGCSCCSC from the exons ATGTCTTGCTGCGGAGGAAACTGCGGATGCGGCACCGCCTGCAAGTGCGGCAACGGCTGCGGTGGCTGCAACATGTACCCCGAGGTTGAGGCCGCCGGCGCCACCCTCCTCGTCTCCGCCACTGCCACTCACAAGGC GAGCTCCGGCGGCATGGAGATGGCGGCCGAGAACGGCGGCTGCGGCTGCACCCAGTGCAAGTGCGGCACCAGCTGCGGCTGCTCCTGCTGCAGCTGCTAG
- the LOC125546364 gene encoding metallothionein-like protein 2C produces the protein MSCCGGSCGCGSACKCGNGCGGCNMYPEVEAAGATLLVAATATHKASSGRMEMAAENGGCGCTQCKCGTSCGCSCCSC, from the exons ATGTCTTGCTGCGGAGGAAGCTGCGGCTGCGGCAGCGCCTGCAAGTGCGGCAACGGCTGCGGCGGCTGCAACATGTACCCTGAGGTCGAGGCCGCCGGCGCCACCCTCCTcgtcgccgccaccgccacccacAAGGC GAGCTCCGGCAGGATGGAGATGGCAGCGGAGAACGGCGGCTGCGGCTGCACCCAGTGCAAGTGCGGCACCAGCTGTGGCTGCTCCTGCTGCAGCTGCTAG